In Paraburkholderia bryophila, a single genomic region encodes these proteins:
- a CDS encoding Cof-type HAD-IIB family hydrolase, with product MYKVIATDLDGTLLNADHQVDPFTVATVRKLESDGLHFVIATGRHHCDVAGIRDVLGISPYLITSNGARIHAPDNTVIHADDLPPAIVQRLVQPEIVGEHGRVIVNLFADQAWLIDRDAPDLLKFHQDSGFTYEVTDLPKHDGADIAKVLYIGDPADLAQVATNLAREFGDALYVTYSLPDCLEVMTSNVSKGRALQIVLGRLGVNAAQCVAFGDNMNDIDLLETAGHPFMMNNANPDLITRLPNVPRIGNNFEAGVAHHLRKLFSLNDELMS from the coding sequence ATGTACAAAGTCATTGCCACGGATCTCGACGGCACGCTGCTCAACGCGGATCATCAGGTGGACCCGTTCACGGTCGCCACCGTGCGCAAGCTGGAAAGCGACGGGCTGCACTTCGTTATTGCAACGGGCCGGCACCATTGCGACGTCGCGGGCATTCGCGACGTGCTGGGCATCAGCCCGTATCTGATTACCTCGAACGGCGCGCGCATTCATGCGCCGGACAACACCGTGATCCACGCCGACGACCTGCCGCCGGCAATCGTGCAACGCCTGGTGCAGCCGGAAATCGTCGGCGAGCATGGCCGCGTCATCGTCAACCTGTTCGCCGATCAGGCGTGGTTGATCGACCGCGATGCACCGGATCTGTTGAAATTCCATCAGGATTCCGGCTTCACCTACGAGGTGACCGATCTGCCGAAACACGACGGCGCCGACATCGCGAAGGTTCTCTACATCGGCGACCCTGCCGATCTGGCGCAAGTCGCAACGAACCTCGCGCGCGAATTCGGCGACGCGTTGTATGTCACGTATTCGCTGCCGGACTGTCTGGAGGTGATGACATCGAACGTATCGAAGGGGCGTGCGTTGCAGATCGTGCTCGGGCGCCTCGGCGTGAATGCCGCGCAGTGCGTGGCGTTCGGCGACAACATGAACGACATCGATCTGCTGGAGACGGCAGGTCATCCGTTCATGATGAACAACGCCAACCCGGATCTCATCACGCGTCTGCCGAACGTGCCGCGTATCGGCAACAATTTTGAGGCGGGCGTTGCGCACCATCTGCGCAAGCTTTTCTCGCTCAACGACGAGTTGATGTCGTGA
- a CDS encoding DNA-3-methyladenine glycosylase I, with amino-acid sequence MTQRCNWASSESLAHYHDTEWGVPSRDDQHLFEMLVLEGAQAGLSWSTILNKRAGYRRAFVDFDIDKVARFTPKHVEALVTDESIVRHRGKIEAAITNARAVQQIQSEHGSLANFVWSFVDQTPIQNDWASYKQAPASTEVSDALSKALKRYGCKFVGSTICYAFMQAVGMVNDHETSCMCRARCVALGKKGRNRKAG; translated from the coding sequence GTGACACAGCGATGCAACTGGGCGTCGAGCGAATCGCTCGCACACTATCACGACACCGAATGGGGCGTGCCCTCGCGCGACGACCAGCATCTGTTCGAGATGCTGGTGCTGGAAGGCGCGCAGGCAGGTCTGTCGTGGTCGACGATTCTCAACAAACGGGCCGGCTACCGCCGCGCGTTCGTCGACTTCGATATCGACAAGGTTGCCCGCTTTACGCCGAAACACGTGGAGGCGCTGGTCACGGACGAAAGCATCGTGCGCCATCGCGGCAAGATCGAAGCGGCGATCACCAATGCGCGCGCCGTGCAGCAGATTCAGAGCGAGCACGGCTCGCTGGCAAACTTCGTGTGGTCGTTCGTCGACCAGACGCCGATCCAGAACGATTGGGCTTCGTATAAGCAGGCACCGGCGTCGACTGAAGTTTCGGATGCGCTCAGCAAGGCGCTTAAACGCTACGGCTGCAAGTTTGTCGGATCGACGATCTGCTATGCGTTCATGCAGGCGGTCGGCATGGTGAACGACCACGAGACGAGTTGCATGTGTCGGGCGCGATGCGTGGCGCTTGGCAAGAAGGGGCGCAACCGCAAGGCGGGTTGA
- a CDS encoding PXPV repeat protein yields the protein MKRIVTHLLVAAGLAVGVCGVAQAHTDLNIGLSLGAPVYAQPAPVYAAPQPVYYGNGGWDHRYDRGDYYRRDHRDERGWDHNDRRWGHDDRGGYRGGWHG from the coding sequence ATGAAACGCATCGTCACTCACTTGCTGGTTGCCGCCGGACTCGCGGTCGGCGTATGCGGTGTCGCGCAAGCGCATACGGATCTGAACATCGGCCTGTCGCTCGGCGCACCGGTTTATGCGCAACCCGCTCCGGTTTATGCAGCCCCGCAACCGGTTTACTACGGCAATGGCGGCTGGGACCATCGCTATGATCGCGGTGATTACTACCGCCGTGACCACCGGGATGAGCGCGGCTGGGATCATAACGATCGCCGCTGGGGCCACGACGATCGCGGCGGTTACCGCGGTGGATGGCACGGTTGA
- a CDS encoding aldo/keto reductase: protein MQKRKIGRSELQVAPLMFGGNVFGWTADESTSFSILDAFVDAGLDFIDTADVYSAWVPGNQGGESETIIGKWFRQSGKRDQIVLATKVSKHPQRLGLSAANIQAAVEDSLRRLQTDYIDIYFSHDDDTATPLAETLGAYQKLIEAGKVRVIGASNYGGARIEEALAVSRQHGLPEYQLLQPEYNLYDRAAYERDIEPVALANQLGVVVYYSLASGFLSGKYRSSADLANKVRGGRVEKYLNERGLRILGALDRVADQHGSTPATVALAWLIARPSVTAPIASATSVEQLKSLAAAVHLMLTGADIRELDEASA from the coding sequence ATGCAGAAACGAAAGATTGGGCGCTCCGAATTACAGGTCGCTCCGCTTATGTTTGGTGGCAATGTTTTCGGCTGGACCGCGGATGAATCGACCTCGTTTTCCATTCTGGATGCGTTCGTCGACGCCGGTCTCGACTTCATCGATACCGCCGACGTCTACTCGGCCTGGGTGCCGGGCAACCAGGGCGGCGAGTCGGAAACCATCATCGGGAAATGGTTCCGGCAGAGCGGCAAGCGCGACCAGATTGTGCTGGCGACCAAGGTTTCGAAGCATCCGCAGCGCCTGGGGTTGTCGGCGGCCAACATTCAGGCGGCGGTCGAAGATTCCCTGCGACGCCTGCAAACAGATTACATCGACATTTATTTTTCCCACGACGACGACACGGCCACGCCGCTTGCTGAAACGCTCGGCGCTTATCAAAAATTGATCGAAGCCGGCAAGGTGCGGGTGATCGGCGCTTCGAACTATGGCGGCGCGCGGATCGAAGAGGCGCTGGCGGTGTCCCGTCAGCATGGACTGCCCGAATATCAGCTATTGCAGCCGGAGTACAACCTGTATGATCGCGCCGCTTATGAACGTGACATCGAACCGGTGGCGCTCGCCAATCAGCTCGGCGTGGTGGTGTACTACAGCCTTGCGAGCGGCTTTCTGTCCGGTAAGTACCGCTCGTCGGCGGATCTGGCGAACAAGGTGCGCGGCGGCCGCGTCGAAAAGTATCTGAACGAACGCGGCTTGCGGATTCTGGGCGCGCTCGACCGGGTCGCCGACCAGCACGGCAGCACACCGGCCACCGTCGCGTTAGCCTGGCTAATCGCACGACCCAGCGTGACAGCGCCGATTGCCAGCGCGACCTCGGTGGAGCAGCTCAAAAGCCTCGCGGCGGCCGTCCATCTGATGCTGACGGGCGCCGATATCCGCGAGCTGGACGAGGCGAGTGCCTGA
- the rpsU gene encoding 30S ribosomal protein S21: MTTILLKENEPFEVAIRRFRRAIEKNGLIAELRERQSYEKPTTARKRKKAAAVKRLHKRLRSQMLPKKLH; encoded by the coding sequence ATGACGACGATTCTTCTGAAGGAAAACGAGCCGTTCGAAGTGGCGATTCGCCGCTTTCGTCGCGCAATCGAAAAGAATGGCCTGATCGCTGAACTGCGTGAGCGCCAATCGTACGAAAAGCCGACTACGGCACGTAAGCGCAAGAAGGCTGCTGCTGTGAAGCGCCTGCACAAGCGCCTGCGCAGCCAGATGCTGCCGAAAAAGCTGCACTAA
- a CDS encoding BadF/BadG/BcrA/BcrD ATPase family protein, protein MNQDLFLIGVDGGGSGTRVVLGDAQGRELAQAASGPSGLGLGVERAWQSIAAGCADAFASAGVALDWSRCVLGCGLAGVNNREWLAAFRAQAPAVAGLAVESDAYTTLLGAHGGAQGVIVALGTGSVAAALDGDGECRIIGGFGYPSGDEASGAWLGLRAIVHAQQSLDGRAPRDDLAQALLAHTGAYDRDSLVVWLCEANQTAYARLAPIVIAHRTHPFAARLLGEAGEEVGKMIAALDPSASLPAALCGGLGAPLREHVPQAHRSRLREPLADSAHGGLQLAQREAQRMAG, encoded by the coding sequence ATGAACCAAGACCTCTTTCTGATAGGCGTTGACGGTGGCGGTAGCGGCACGCGAGTGGTGCTCGGCGACGCGCAGGGCCGCGAGCTGGCACAGGCGGCGAGCGGGCCGTCGGGTTTGGGGCTGGGCGTCGAGCGCGCGTGGCAATCTATCGCGGCCGGCTGCGCTGACGCATTCGCGAGCGCCGGGGTCGCGCTCGACTGGTCGCGCTGCGTGTTGGGTTGTGGTCTGGCAGGGGTCAACAATCGCGAATGGCTCGCCGCGTTTCGCGCGCAGGCGCCCGCTGTCGCGGGGCTCGCGGTGGAAAGCGACGCCTACACCACCTTACTCGGCGCGCACGGCGGTGCGCAGGGTGTGATCGTCGCGTTGGGCACCGGCAGCGTGGCGGCGGCGCTCGACGGCGACGGCGAATGCCGCATCATCGGTGGCTTCGGCTATCCGTCGGGCGACGAAGCGAGCGGTGCGTGGCTCGGCCTGCGCGCCATCGTGCATGCGCAACAATCGCTCGACGGGCGCGCACCCCGCGACGATCTCGCGCAAGCGCTGCTCGCCCACACCGGCGCGTACGACCGCGACAGCCTGGTCGTCTGGCTTTGCGAGGCCAATCAGACCGCTTATGCGAGGCTCGCGCCGATCGTCATCGCGCATCGTACGCATCCGTTTGCCGCGCGTCTGCTTGGCGAGGCCGGTGAGGAAGTGGGCAAGATGATCGCCGCGCTGGATCCTTCGGCGAGCTTGCCGGCCGCCTTGTGCGGCGGTCTTGGCGCGCCTTTGCGCGAGCATGTGCCGCAGGCTCACCGGTCAAGGTTGCGCGAACCGCTGGCTGACTCAGCGCATGGTGGATTGCAACTGGCTCAGCGCGAAGCCCAGCGCATGGCGGGTTGA